One part of the Hypomesus transpacificus isolate Combined female unplaced genomic scaffold, fHypTra1 scaffold_127, whole genome shotgun sequence genome encodes these proteins:
- the eif3c gene encoding eukaryotic translation initiation factor 3 subunit C isoform X2: MSRFFATGSDSESEESSSADEITPKPTGTTLTKQSLLLSDDEEDTKRVVRSAKDKRFEELTNLIKTIRNAMKIRDMAKCLEEFEQLCRAFLKSKTIVDKEGVPPFYIRLLADLEDYLNQLWEDKEGKKKMNKNNAKALSTLRQKIRKYNRDYETEIASYKENPTESADEEEEKEAGESGSSSGSDDEGGEDAKSFLKKKPAPVEALPDASKFLKSAKSGDEESSSSDDDEDWGSDTVDSGSESGDDDEKSASLAVVFLKKLGAQEGERHTSEKKKEDRKERHRKKRLEEEAEEEGGEEGDGGWEKVKGGVPLVKEKPKMFAKGTEINTTVVVKKLNEILQARGKKGTDRAAQIELLHALAAISNEHTLGEGILVKIKFNIIASLYDYNPNLAAFMKADMWKKCLECIDELLDILFNNNNIFIGENIAEDSENLGISENQPFRVRGCILTLVERMDEEFTKIMQNTDPHSQEYVDNLKDESHVCGILDRLLGYLETKGSTEEVCRVYLRRIMHTYYKFDYKAHCRSLAMQAETKSEQDQEESEGEDSALIMDRLCKFIYSKDRTDRIRTCAILCHIYHHALHSRWYQARDLMLMSHLQDNIQHADPPVQILYNRTMVQLGICAFRQGMIKDAHNALLDIQSSGRAKELLGQGLLMRNMQERNAEQEKIEKRRQVPFHMHINLELLECVYLVSAMLLEIPYMAAHEFDARRRMISKQFHHQLRVGERQPLLGPPESMREHVVAASKSMKMGDWRTCHSFIINEKMNSKVWDLFPETQHVRQMLVRKIQEESLRTYLFTYSSVYDSISMETLSEMFELELPMVHSIISKMIINEELMASLDQPTQTVVMHRTEPTSLQNMALQLAEKLGGLVENNERVFDLKQGVYGGYFNRDQKGGYQQKQGYQREQRGGYQQKQGYQRDQKDGYQQKRGGYQGGGGYQGGGGGGYQGGGGYQGGGGGGYQGGGGGGYQGGGGGGYQGGGGYQGGGGYQGGYQRGYRNQNQSSY, from the exons ATGTCTCGTTTCTTCGCCACTGGGTCCGACAGTGAGTCGGAGGAGTCCTCGTCAGCTGACGAGATCACTCCTAAACCCACCGGGACTACCTTAACCAAGCA GTCTCTGTTGCTAAGTGACGATGAGGAGGACACCAAGAGGGTGGTCCGCAGTGCCAAGGACAAGAG GTTTGAAGAACTGACCAACCTCATCAAGACCATCCGCAATGCCATGAAGATCAGAGACATGGCAAAATGTTTGGAGGAGTTTGAGCAGCTGTGTCGAGCGTTCCTCAAAAGCAAGACTATAGTGGACAAGGAGGGGGTTCCCCCCTTCTACATCCGTCTTCTGGCTGACCTGGAAGACTATCTGAATCAG CTTTGGGAGGATAAAGAAGGCAAGAAGAAGATGAACAAGAACAACGCCAAAGCTCTCAGCACCCTGAGGCAGAAGATCCGCAAGTACAACAGAGACTACGAGACGGAGATCGCCAGCTACAAGGAG aacccAACAGAATCAGCtgatgaggaagaagagaaagaagcagGTGAATCAG GGTCGTCGTCAGGAAGTGATGACGAAGGTGGCGAGGACGCCAAGAGCTTCCTGAAAAAGAAGCCGGCTCCAGTGGAGGCCCTGCCCGACGCCAGCAAGTTCCTCAAGTCAGCCAAGTCTGGG GACGAGGAGTCGTCCagcagtgatgatgatgaagactgGGGCTCAGACACGGTGGACAGTGGCAGCGAGAGCGGGGATGACGACGAGAAGAGCGCCTCCCTGGCTGTGGTCTTCCTCAAGAAGTTAGG GGCCCAGGAAGGAGAGCGCCACACCagtgagaagaagaaggaggacaggaaggagaggcaCCGCAAGAAGAGGTTGGAGGAggaagcggaggaggagggaggagaggagggggatggcgGCTGGGAGAAGGTGAAGGGAGGAGTTCCCCTTGTCAAG gagaAGCCCAAGATGTTTGCCAAGGGGACGGAGATCAACACGACCGTGGTGGTGAAGAAGCTGAACGAGATCCTGCAGGCGCGAGGCAAGAAGGGCACAGACAG agcgGCCCAGATAGAGCTGCTTCATGCTCTGGCTGCCATCTCTAATGAGCACACCCTGGGGGAGGGCATCCTGGTGAAGATCAAGTTCAACATCATCGCCTCTCTGTACGACTACAACCCCAACCTGGCCGCCTTCATGAAg gCGGACATGTGGAAGAAGTGTCTGGAGTGCATCGATGAGCTGCTGGACATCctgttcaacaacaacaacatcttcATTGGAGAGAACATCGCTGAAGATAGCGAAAACCTGGGCATCTCTGAGAACCAG cccTTCAGAGTGCGTGGGTGTATCCTGACCCTGGTGGAGAGGATGGATGAGGAGTTCACCAAGATCATGCAGAACACAGACCCTCACTCACAAG agtACGTGGACAACCTGAAGGATGAGAGTCATGTGTGTGGCATCCTGGACCGCCTGCTGGGCTACCTGGAGACCAAGGGCTCCACAGAGGAGGTGTGCAGGGTGTACCTGCGCCGCATCATGCACACCTACTACAAGTTCGACTACAAGGCCCACTGCCGCAGCCTGGCCATGCAGGCAGAGACCAAG TCTGAgcaggaccaggaggagagtgagggggaggacagCGCCCTGATCATGGACCGCCTCTGTAAGTTCATCTACTCCAAGGACCGCACCGACCGCATCCGTACCTGCGCCATCCTGTGCCACATCTACCACCACGCTCTGCACTCCCGCTGGTACCAGGCCAGAGACCTCATGCTCATGAGCCACCTGCAGGACAACATCCAGCACGCAGACCCCCCCGTCCAG atCCTGTATAACAGGACCATGGTGCAGCTGGGGATCTGTGCGTTCCGCCAGGGCATGATCAAGGACGCCCACAACGCCCTGCTGGACATCCAGTCCTCCGGCCGGGCCAAGGAGCTGCTGGGGCAGGGTCTGCTGATGAGGAACATGCAGGAGAGGAACGCAGAGCAGGAGAAGATCGAGAAGAGGAGACAG GTCCCGTTCCACATGCACATCAACCTGGAgctgcttgagtgtgtgtacctggtgtcgGCCATGCTGCTGGAGATCCCCTACATGGCTGCTCACGAGTTTGATGCCCGGCGCAGGATGATCAGCAAGCAGTTCCACCACCAgctgagggtgggggagaggcagCCCCTGCTGg gtcccccAGAGAGCATGCGGGAGCACGTGGTGGCAGCCAGTAAGAGCATGAAGATGGGAGACTGGCGTACCTGTCACTCCTTCATCATCAACGAGAAGATGAACAGCAAGGTCTGGGACCTGTTCCCAGAGACGCAGCACGTCCGCCAGATGCTGGTCAg GAAAATCCAGGAGGAGTCGTTGAGGACCTACCTTTTTACCTACAGCAGTGTGTATGACTCCATTAG tatggAGACTCTGTCTGAGATGTTTGAGCTGGAGCTTCCCATGGTGCACAGCATCATCAGCAAGATGATCATCAACGAGGAGCTCATG gCCTCCCTGGACCAGCCCACCCAGACGGTGGTGATGCACCGTACGGAGCCCACCTCCCTGCAGAACATGGCCCTGCAGCTGGCCGAGAAGCTGGGCGGACTGGTGGAGAACAACGAGCGCGTGTTCGACCTGAAGCAGGGCGTCTACGGGGGCTACTTCAACAGGG atcAGAAGGGTGGTTACCAGCAGAAGCAGGGCTACCAGAGAG aacagagaggggggtaCCAGCAGAAGCAAGGTTACCAACGAG accaGAAGGATGGTTACCAGCAGAAGAGGGGTGGTTACCAGGGCGGCGGTGGTTACCAGGGCGGCGGTGGCGGCGGTTACCAGGGTGGGGGCGGTTACCAGGGCGGCGGCGGTGGCGGTTACCAGGGCGGCGGTGGTGGCGGTTACCAGGGCGGCGGCGGTGGCGGTTACCAGGGCGGCGGAGGTTACCAAGGAGGCGGTGGTTACCAGGGTGGTTACCAGCGAGGCTACAGGAACCAGAACCAGAGCTCATACTGA
- the eif3c gene encoding eukaryotic translation initiation factor 3 subunit C isoform X1 yields the protein MSRFFATGSDSESEESSSADEITPKPTGTTLTKQSLLLSDDEEDTKRVVRSAKDKRFEELTNLIKTIRNAMKIRDMAKCLEEFEQLCRAFLKSKTIVDKEGVPPFYIRLLADLEDYLNQLWEDKEGKKKMNKNNAKALSTLRQKIRKYNRDYETEIASYKENPTESADEEEEKEAGESGSSSGSDDEGGEDAKSFLKKKPAPVEALPDASKFLKSAKSGDEESSSSDDDEDWGSDTVDSGSESGDDDEKSASLAVVFLKKLGAQEGERHTSEKKKEDRKERHRKKRLEEEAEEEGGEEGDGGWEKVKGGVPLVKEKPKMFAKGTEINTTVVVKKLNEILQARGKKGTDRAAQIELLHALAAISNEHTLGEGILVKIKFNIIASLYDYNPNLAAFMKADMWKKCLECIDELLDILFNNNNIFIGENIAEDSENLGISENQPFRVRGCILTLVERMDEEFTKIMQNTDPHSQEYVDNLKDESHVCGILDRLLGYLETKGSTEEVCRVYLRRIMHTYYKFDYKAHCRSLAMQAETKSEQDQEESEGEDSALIMDRLCKFIYSKDRTDRIRTCAILCHIYHHALHSRWYQARDLMLMSHLQDNIQHADPPVQILYNRTMVQLGICAFRQGMIKDAHNALLDIQSSGRAKELLGQGLLMRNMQERNAEQEKIEKRRQVPFHMHINLELLECVYLVSAMLLEIPYMAAHEFDARRRMISKQFHHQLRVGERQPLLGPPESMREHVVAASKSMKMGDWRTCHSFIINEKMNSKVWDLFPETQHVRQMLVRKIQEESLRTYLFTYSSVYDSISMETLSEMFELELPMVHSIISKMIINEELMASLDQPTQTVVMHRTEPTSLQNMALQLAEKLGGLVENNERVFDLKQGVYGGYFNRDQKGGYQQKQGYQREQRGGYQQKQGYQRDQRGGYQKQGYQRDQKDGYQQKRGGYQGGGGYQGGGGGGYQGGGGYQGGGGGGYQGGGGGGYQGGGGGGYQGGGGYQGGGGYQGGYQRGYRNQNQSSY from the exons ATGTCTCGTTTCTTCGCCACTGGGTCCGACAGTGAGTCGGAGGAGTCCTCGTCAGCTGACGAGATCACTCCTAAACCCACCGGGACTACCTTAACCAAGCA GTCTCTGTTGCTAAGTGACGATGAGGAGGACACCAAGAGGGTGGTCCGCAGTGCCAAGGACAAGAG GTTTGAAGAACTGACCAACCTCATCAAGACCATCCGCAATGCCATGAAGATCAGAGACATGGCAAAATGTTTGGAGGAGTTTGAGCAGCTGTGTCGAGCGTTCCTCAAAAGCAAGACTATAGTGGACAAGGAGGGGGTTCCCCCCTTCTACATCCGTCTTCTGGCTGACCTGGAAGACTATCTGAATCAG CTTTGGGAGGATAAAGAAGGCAAGAAGAAGATGAACAAGAACAACGCCAAAGCTCTCAGCACCCTGAGGCAGAAGATCCGCAAGTACAACAGAGACTACGAGACGGAGATCGCCAGCTACAAGGAG aacccAACAGAATCAGCtgatgaggaagaagagaaagaagcagGTGAATCAG GGTCGTCGTCAGGAAGTGATGACGAAGGTGGCGAGGACGCCAAGAGCTTCCTGAAAAAGAAGCCGGCTCCAGTGGAGGCCCTGCCCGACGCCAGCAAGTTCCTCAAGTCAGCCAAGTCTGGG GACGAGGAGTCGTCCagcagtgatgatgatgaagactgGGGCTCAGACACGGTGGACAGTGGCAGCGAGAGCGGGGATGACGACGAGAAGAGCGCCTCCCTGGCTGTGGTCTTCCTCAAGAAGTTAGG GGCCCAGGAAGGAGAGCGCCACACCagtgagaagaagaaggaggacaggaaggagaggcaCCGCAAGAAGAGGTTGGAGGAggaagcggaggaggagggaggagaggagggggatggcgGCTGGGAGAAGGTGAAGGGAGGAGTTCCCCTTGTCAAG gagaAGCCCAAGATGTTTGCCAAGGGGACGGAGATCAACACGACCGTGGTGGTGAAGAAGCTGAACGAGATCCTGCAGGCGCGAGGCAAGAAGGGCACAGACAG agcgGCCCAGATAGAGCTGCTTCATGCTCTGGCTGCCATCTCTAATGAGCACACCCTGGGGGAGGGCATCCTGGTGAAGATCAAGTTCAACATCATCGCCTCTCTGTACGACTACAACCCCAACCTGGCCGCCTTCATGAAg gCGGACATGTGGAAGAAGTGTCTGGAGTGCATCGATGAGCTGCTGGACATCctgttcaacaacaacaacatcttcATTGGAGAGAACATCGCTGAAGATAGCGAAAACCTGGGCATCTCTGAGAACCAG cccTTCAGAGTGCGTGGGTGTATCCTGACCCTGGTGGAGAGGATGGATGAGGAGTTCACCAAGATCATGCAGAACACAGACCCTCACTCACAAG agtACGTGGACAACCTGAAGGATGAGAGTCATGTGTGTGGCATCCTGGACCGCCTGCTGGGCTACCTGGAGACCAAGGGCTCCACAGAGGAGGTGTGCAGGGTGTACCTGCGCCGCATCATGCACACCTACTACAAGTTCGACTACAAGGCCCACTGCCGCAGCCTGGCCATGCAGGCAGAGACCAAG TCTGAgcaggaccaggaggagagtgagggggaggacagCGCCCTGATCATGGACCGCCTCTGTAAGTTCATCTACTCCAAGGACCGCACCGACCGCATCCGTACCTGCGCCATCCTGTGCCACATCTACCACCACGCTCTGCACTCCCGCTGGTACCAGGCCAGAGACCTCATGCTCATGAGCCACCTGCAGGACAACATCCAGCACGCAGACCCCCCCGTCCAG atCCTGTATAACAGGACCATGGTGCAGCTGGGGATCTGTGCGTTCCGCCAGGGCATGATCAAGGACGCCCACAACGCCCTGCTGGACATCCAGTCCTCCGGCCGGGCCAAGGAGCTGCTGGGGCAGGGTCTGCTGATGAGGAACATGCAGGAGAGGAACGCAGAGCAGGAGAAGATCGAGAAGAGGAGACAG GTCCCGTTCCACATGCACATCAACCTGGAgctgcttgagtgtgtgtacctggtgtcgGCCATGCTGCTGGAGATCCCCTACATGGCTGCTCACGAGTTTGATGCCCGGCGCAGGATGATCAGCAAGCAGTTCCACCACCAgctgagggtgggggagaggcagCCCCTGCTGg gtcccccAGAGAGCATGCGGGAGCACGTGGTGGCAGCCAGTAAGAGCATGAAGATGGGAGACTGGCGTACCTGTCACTCCTTCATCATCAACGAGAAGATGAACAGCAAGGTCTGGGACCTGTTCCCAGAGACGCAGCACGTCCGCCAGATGCTGGTCAg GAAAATCCAGGAGGAGTCGTTGAGGACCTACCTTTTTACCTACAGCAGTGTGTATGACTCCATTAG tatggAGACTCTGTCTGAGATGTTTGAGCTGGAGCTTCCCATGGTGCACAGCATCATCAGCAAGATGATCATCAACGAGGAGCTCATG gCCTCCCTGGACCAGCCCACCCAGACGGTGGTGATGCACCGTACGGAGCCCACCTCCCTGCAGAACATGGCCCTGCAGCTGGCCGAGAAGCTGGGCGGACTGGTGGAGAACAACGAGCGCGTGTTCGACCTGAAGCAGGGCGTCTACGGGGGCTACTTCAACAGGG atcAGAAGGGTGGTTACCAGCAGAAGCAGGGCTACCAGAGAG aacagagaggggggtaCCAGCAGAAGCAAGGTTACCAACGAG ACCAGAGAGGAGGTTACCAGAAGCAAGGTTACCAACGAG accaGAAGGATGGTTACCAGCAGAAGAGGGGTGGTTACCAGGGCGGCGGTGGTTACCAGGGCGGCGGTGGCGGCGGTTACCAGGGTGGGGGCGGTTACCAGGGCGGCGGCGGTGGCGGTTACCAGGGCGGCGGTGGTGGCGGTTACCAGGGCGGCGGCGGTGGCGGTTACCAGGGCGGCGGAGGTTACCAAGGAGGCGGTGGTTACCAGGGTGGTTACCAGCGAGGCTACAGGAACCAGAACCAGAGCTCATACTGA
- the eif3c gene encoding eukaryotic translation initiation factor 3 subunit C isoform X3 has product MSRFFATGSDSESEESSSADEITPKPTGTTLTKQSLLLSDDEEDTKRVVRSAKDKRFEELTNLIKTIRNAMKIRDMAKCLEEFEQLCRAFLKSKTIVDKEGVPPFYIRLLADLEDYLNQLWEDKEGKKKMNKNNAKALSTLRQKIRKYNRDYETEIASYKENPTESADEEEEKEAGESGSSSGSDDEGGEDAKSFLKKKPAPVEALPDASKFLKSAKSGDEESSSSDDDEDWGSDTVDSGSESGDDDEKSASLAVVFLKKLGAQEGERHTSEKKKEDRKERHRKKRLEEEAEEEGGEEGDGGWEKVKGGVPLVKEKPKMFAKGTEINTTVVVKKLNEILQARGKKGTDRAAQIELLHALAAISNEHTLGEGILVKIKFNIIASLYDYNPNLAAFMKADMWKKCLECIDELLDILFNNNNIFIGENIAEDSENLGISENQPFRVRGCILTLVERMDEEFTKIMQNTDPHSQEYVDNLKDESHVCGILDRLLGYLETKGSTEEVCRVYLRRIMHTYYKFDYKAHCRSLAMQAETKSEQDQEESEGEDSALIMDRLCKFIYSKDRTDRIRTCAILCHIYHHALHSRWYQARDLMLMSHLQDNIQHADPPVQILYNRTMVQLGICAFRQGMIKDAHNALLDIQSSGRAKELLGQGLLMRNMQERNAEQEKIEKRRQVPFHMHINLELLECVYLVSAMLLEIPYMAAHEFDARRRMISKQFHHQLRVGERQPLLGPPESMREHVVAASKSMKMGDWRTCHSFIINEKMNSKVWDLFPETQHVRQMLVRKIQEESLRTYLFTYSSVYDSISMETLSEMFELELPMVHSIISKMIINEELMASLDQPTQTVVMHRTEPTSLQNMALQLAEKLGGLVENNERVFDLKQGVYGGYFNRDQKGGYQQKQGYQRDQRGGYQKQGYQRDQKDGYQQKRGGYQGGGGYQGGGGGGYQGGGGYQGGGGGGYQGGGGGGYQGGGGGGYQGGGGYQGGGGYQGGYQRGYRNQNQSSY; this is encoded by the exons ATGTCTCGTTTCTTCGCCACTGGGTCCGACAGTGAGTCGGAGGAGTCCTCGTCAGCTGACGAGATCACTCCTAAACCCACCGGGACTACCTTAACCAAGCA GTCTCTGTTGCTAAGTGACGATGAGGAGGACACCAAGAGGGTGGTCCGCAGTGCCAAGGACAAGAG GTTTGAAGAACTGACCAACCTCATCAAGACCATCCGCAATGCCATGAAGATCAGAGACATGGCAAAATGTTTGGAGGAGTTTGAGCAGCTGTGTCGAGCGTTCCTCAAAAGCAAGACTATAGTGGACAAGGAGGGGGTTCCCCCCTTCTACATCCGTCTTCTGGCTGACCTGGAAGACTATCTGAATCAG CTTTGGGAGGATAAAGAAGGCAAGAAGAAGATGAACAAGAACAACGCCAAAGCTCTCAGCACCCTGAGGCAGAAGATCCGCAAGTACAACAGAGACTACGAGACGGAGATCGCCAGCTACAAGGAG aacccAACAGAATCAGCtgatgaggaagaagagaaagaagcagGTGAATCAG GGTCGTCGTCAGGAAGTGATGACGAAGGTGGCGAGGACGCCAAGAGCTTCCTGAAAAAGAAGCCGGCTCCAGTGGAGGCCCTGCCCGACGCCAGCAAGTTCCTCAAGTCAGCCAAGTCTGGG GACGAGGAGTCGTCCagcagtgatgatgatgaagactgGGGCTCAGACACGGTGGACAGTGGCAGCGAGAGCGGGGATGACGACGAGAAGAGCGCCTCCCTGGCTGTGGTCTTCCTCAAGAAGTTAGG GGCCCAGGAAGGAGAGCGCCACACCagtgagaagaagaaggaggacaggaaggagaggcaCCGCAAGAAGAGGTTGGAGGAggaagcggaggaggagggaggagaggagggggatggcgGCTGGGAGAAGGTGAAGGGAGGAGTTCCCCTTGTCAAG gagaAGCCCAAGATGTTTGCCAAGGGGACGGAGATCAACACGACCGTGGTGGTGAAGAAGCTGAACGAGATCCTGCAGGCGCGAGGCAAGAAGGGCACAGACAG agcgGCCCAGATAGAGCTGCTTCATGCTCTGGCTGCCATCTCTAATGAGCACACCCTGGGGGAGGGCATCCTGGTGAAGATCAAGTTCAACATCATCGCCTCTCTGTACGACTACAACCCCAACCTGGCCGCCTTCATGAAg gCGGACATGTGGAAGAAGTGTCTGGAGTGCATCGATGAGCTGCTGGACATCctgttcaacaacaacaacatcttcATTGGAGAGAACATCGCTGAAGATAGCGAAAACCTGGGCATCTCTGAGAACCAG cccTTCAGAGTGCGTGGGTGTATCCTGACCCTGGTGGAGAGGATGGATGAGGAGTTCACCAAGATCATGCAGAACACAGACCCTCACTCACAAG agtACGTGGACAACCTGAAGGATGAGAGTCATGTGTGTGGCATCCTGGACCGCCTGCTGGGCTACCTGGAGACCAAGGGCTCCACAGAGGAGGTGTGCAGGGTGTACCTGCGCCGCATCATGCACACCTACTACAAGTTCGACTACAAGGCCCACTGCCGCAGCCTGGCCATGCAGGCAGAGACCAAG TCTGAgcaggaccaggaggagagtgagggggaggacagCGCCCTGATCATGGACCGCCTCTGTAAGTTCATCTACTCCAAGGACCGCACCGACCGCATCCGTACCTGCGCCATCCTGTGCCACATCTACCACCACGCTCTGCACTCCCGCTGGTACCAGGCCAGAGACCTCATGCTCATGAGCCACCTGCAGGACAACATCCAGCACGCAGACCCCCCCGTCCAG atCCTGTATAACAGGACCATGGTGCAGCTGGGGATCTGTGCGTTCCGCCAGGGCATGATCAAGGACGCCCACAACGCCCTGCTGGACATCCAGTCCTCCGGCCGGGCCAAGGAGCTGCTGGGGCAGGGTCTGCTGATGAGGAACATGCAGGAGAGGAACGCAGAGCAGGAGAAGATCGAGAAGAGGAGACAG GTCCCGTTCCACATGCACATCAACCTGGAgctgcttgagtgtgtgtacctggtgtcgGCCATGCTGCTGGAGATCCCCTACATGGCTGCTCACGAGTTTGATGCCCGGCGCAGGATGATCAGCAAGCAGTTCCACCACCAgctgagggtgggggagaggcagCCCCTGCTGg gtcccccAGAGAGCATGCGGGAGCACGTGGTGGCAGCCAGTAAGAGCATGAAGATGGGAGACTGGCGTACCTGTCACTCCTTCATCATCAACGAGAAGATGAACAGCAAGGTCTGGGACCTGTTCCCAGAGACGCAGCACGTCCGCCAGATGCTGGTCAg GAAAATCCAGGAGGAGTCGTTGAGGACCTACCTTTTTACCTACAGCAGTGTGTATGACTCCATTAG tatggAGACTCTGTCTGAGATGTTTGAGCTGGAGCTTCCCATGGTGCACAGCATCATCAGCAAGATGATCATCAACGAGGAGCTCATG gCCTCCCTGGACCAGCCCACCCAGACGGTGGTGATGCACCGTACGGAGCCCACCTCCCTGCAGAACATGGCCCTGCAGCTGGCCGAGAAGCTGGGCGGACTGGTGGAGAACAACGAGCGCGTGTTCGACCTGAAGCAGGGCGTCTACGGGGGCTACTTCAACAGGG atcAGAAGGGTGGTTACCAGCAGAAGCAGGGCTACCAGAGAG ACCAGAGAGGAGGTTACCAGAAGCAAGGTTACCAACGAG accaGAAGGATGGTTACCAGCAGAAGAGGGGTGGTTACCAGGGCGGCGGTGGTTACCAGGGCGGCGGTGGCGGCGGTTACCAGGGTGGGGGCGGTTACCAGGGCGGCGGCGGTGGCGGTTACCAGGGCGGCGGTGGTGGCGGTTACCAGGGCGGCGGCGGTGGCGGTTACCAGGGCGGCGGAGGTTACCAAGGAGGCGGTGGTTACCAGGGTGGTTACCAGCGAGGCTACAGGAACCAGAACCAGAGCTCATACTGA